The genome window GAAGAGGGTAGGAATCGGCGTCCGTTCCTTACAAGTATGGGCAGGAAGAAGAGGCTCGTACACAGCAGAAGGCCGAAGAGGTTGATCGAGAGCAATCCCCCGTACTTCCCAAGGCCGATCGCCAGGGATTGGGGATAACGCCCCAGGGCCGCCACGAGCCCCAGGGCCAGCCCCGTCCAGAAAGCGAGGTGGAACGAGAGCCGTCCCGCTCCCTTGACCCACCAGAAGCAGAATATTGGGGCCAGCCCCATGACCATCGTCCCGCTGATGGTGGTGGCCTTCAAAATGGAGGGGTTCGCTATAAGGGGCAGGTTGCCCAGGAGGGCGATGACGACCATCGCGGCTTGACCAACCGTGACCGGAGAGGCCCCTTCGAGGCGGGCTTTGGCTCGCCTGAGCCAAGGGTTGTTAGAGAAGCGTGCCAACGGGCCGATGTCTTTCGCCGCCAGGCGGCTAATAGACGAGAAAGTGCTATCGAGAGTGGAGCCGGCGGAGGTCAACATGATGACGTTGAAAATGATGAGCATGGGCAGGCCGAAGAACTGAGCCGTAGAGAGGGTGCTCGGCCCTGCGAGCCCCTTGATTTTTGCGAAAACCCCAACGAGGCTAAAGAGAACGATGAAGCCCATCCCCGCGATGCCCGCGGCGAAAAAGGCCCGCCTCATGGTCTTCGGCTTGGAAATGAAGGCCCTGTCTGTAAGGACCGGGTCATGGAAAGGGTAAGAGAGGCTCTGGAGGAGGGCCACCAGAATCAGGTCCACGCCCCCGGTTAGGGTAAATTCGCCAACGGTGAGCATCTTAGAGAGGCCGCCCGAGGATGGAAGCACTTTCGAGAGGATAAAAACGAGGAGGGCCGACGCAAGAAGAAGCTGGACGATGTCTGTAGCGATGGAGCTCCGAAGCCCCCCTTTCAGGCTGTAGGATAGCGTGAAGGCCGTAATGACCACGGCCGCCAGTATGTAGGCGTAGCTCCCGGCAGGGCCAAAGTAGGAGGCGACGACGGCGGTGTTGCTCCATACCTCGTTGTAGAGGCGAATCACAATCGCCAGGGTGAAGGCCACCGCCGCCCCGGGGCCGAAGCGCTCCGTCAGAAACGAGGCCAGCGACCCGTGGCCCGTCGTCGTACGGATCCGGTAGATGATGACGCCGGCGACCATGAAGCTCAGGTAATAGGTGGCGTAGGCGATACCTCCCACGATGCCGAAGGCATGGCCGAGGTTGGCCGCGTTCGTGATGCTTTTAGCGAAAATCCACGTAATCAGCGCACTTGACGCCAAGGGCCAGAACCCTACCGACCGGCCGGGGCGTGCGCCCAGAAAGAATTCCTGCTCGGATGTGGCCAAGGGAGAGATGAAAACCATGACAAGTCCATAAAGGACGAGAAAGAGCCAGTTGGGATCGCCGGTCCACCCCGCAGCTCCAAGGCCGACGATGCAACACGCTATCCATAACACCGTCTTAGTCATCGGTTCTCAGCCCGCCCAGGTCTTTATTGATTCGAATCTCATATCCTTTATCAACATCATAAAGGCGGGGATATTCCGGGGGTGGGTGCTCCCTGCCCGAAGGGGTTAGGAGGCGGGGAGGCTCTTTGGGCCTTGAGGAGAGTAGGTAGGGCTCAGGCGGGCGGCGGAGCGGAGCGGACGAGGACTTCTCGGGGCTTCACCCCGTCGGTGGGCCCGACGATGCCCTCGCGCTCCATGATATCGATCATCCGCGCGGCCCGGTTATAGCCGACCCGCATCCGACGCTGAATCATGCTGATCGAGGCCTGGCCCGTCTTCGCCACCATGGCCACGGCTTCCTCGTACTTCTCGTCCAGCTCCCAGTCGTCTTCGGACTCGCCACCTTCATCCTCGATAGCGGGGGTGAGGAGTGTATCGTCGTAGACGGGTTGGGCCTGCTTCTTGAGCATCTCGGCCACCCGCTGGACCTCATCCTCCGAGATGTAGGCACCGTGGATGCGGGTCACCTTGCTCGTCCCGGGCGGGAGAAAGAGGAGGTCGCCCTTGCCGAGCAGCAGCTCGGCGCCGTTGCGGTCAATGATTGTTCGGCTGTCGGTCTTGCTGGAGACCTTGTAGGCGATGCGCGAGGGGAAGTTGGCTTTGATGATGCCGGTCAGCACATCCACGCTCGGCCGCTGGGTGGCCAACAGGAGGTGGATGCCAGCGGCCCGGGCCATCTGGGCGAGTCGGGTTAGGCTGTCTTCCACCTCGCGGGAGGAGACCATCATGAGGTCGGCCAGCTCGTCGATCACTACGACTATGTAGGGGAGCTTCTCTGGAGGCTCTTCGGCCGGGGCGTCGGCCTCCCGAGCCCCGTCGCCCTCCGTCTCCGGGGCCACTCGGCCCTCCTCGACGAACTGGTTATAGCGCTCGATGCTGCGGACCCGGTGGGTCGCCAACAGCTTGTAACGGCGCTCCATCTCGTGGACTATGTTGCGCAGCACCCGGGCGGCCTGCTTGGGGTCGGTCACCACCGGGGCAAGTAGATGAGGGATGCCATCGTAGGCCGAAAGCTCCAGCCGCTTCGGGTCGATAAGGACGAACTTGACCTCGTCGGGCCGCGCCCGGTAGAGCAGGCTCGTTATTACCCCGTTGAGCCCGACGCTCTTGCCGCTGCCCGTGGCCCCGGCGATTAGCAGGTGGGGGATGGCGGCCAGGTCCGTCACAGCCGGGTTGCCCAGGATGTCCTTGCCCAGGGCTACGGCCAAGGGTGAGGGGTGCTCGCGGAACTTTCGTGAGGCGAGAACGTCCCTTAAGACCACCGGCTCCCGCGCCACGTTGGGAATTTCAATACCGACGACCGCCTTGCCCGGCACGGGGGCCACGATGCGCACACTCACGGCCCTCATCACAAGGGCCAGATCGTCGGTCAGGTTTATAATTTTACTCACTTTGACCCCGCTGGCCGGTTCGAACTCGTACATGGTGACGACTGGGCCCGGCAATACCTGGGTCACCCGACCCTCCACCCCAAAGTCCCTAAGCTTCATCTCCAGAATCTCGGCACGCTTTAGCAGGTCCTCTTGGATTTGTTCCACCTCAATTGCCGGAGGCTCGTCCAGGAGGGACAGGGGTGGAAACTTCCAGGCCCGAGGGCTTCGGGAGAAATCCAGGGAGGGCTGTCGCGGCTCTCTCGCTTTTGTCCTGCCGCTCGGATCGCTCAAACCGAGCTCTTTTTCGTCAAGGTAGATAACCTGCGGCTCGATCCCCGCAACGACGGCGTCCTCCTCAGCCTCGACGTCGGCGGAGCGGCCCCAGAGTCGTTGGCGCCGCGGCTCCGACAGGGTGACCTCTGGGCGGGCGGCCCTGGTTTTCCAACTCCAACGGGGGAGCTTCACTTTTTTCGCGGAGGCGACCATGAGGCTCCAGAGGCTCTTCAGTCCAGACAGCGTCGTCATGGCAATTCCCGAGACGGTCGCTTGGGTCACCAGAAGGAAAGCAATTACGAGCATAGAGCCGGCTACGATGGTCGCCCCCGCGGTATTGAGAATGCTGGAGAGGCCGTGGGCAACGGCATAGCCTACGGCCCCTCCGGCGGGCACGCCCGCCATGAGGTCGTCAAAGTATGGGTCCGAGGTCAGATATAGATTAAGCAGCGCCGTGCCGGCCGCGAGCAGGCCCGCCCCTCCCAGCAGCGTCCATTGGAGCCGGGCGGGCTGCGTGCGGCGAAAGAGCTTGACAGCACAGGCCGCGAGCAAGAGGGGCAGGACAAAGGCGCCTACCCCGAATGTCTGGGCGAGGGCGTCGGCCAGGTAGGCTCCAACCCGTCCGCCCTGATTACGCCAGACCAAAGGCGTAAGCTCCAGCCCTCCCCAGGCGGTGTTGAGCGAAGGGTCGCCCGGATGGTAGGAGGCGAGGCTGACAACGGCGAATGCGGCCCCTGCGAGGCAGATCACCGCCATGCTTTCTCGTAGGATACGATTTAGAGAGAAGACGCCCACCACAGGGCTCCCTGCCCTGGGCCCGTGGGCATGAACGCGAACCTACTATCTATATACCATGATAAAAGGGAGTTGGCAAGTGTTTATTGAAGGAGTTTCTTAAAGACGTTCTCAATATCCACGTAATTGCTCGGAAGAAAAAATTTAGAGGCCGGAAACCAGGAGGATGAAGAGCCTCCGGCCTCTCCCCGAGCGCTGCGTAGCGCCAATCGTTTCGATTAGCTCGATGGCGAAACCATAGAGCTGAGCTGGTTGTCAAAGTTTCCGAAGACGCCGTTCAACGTTACACCAATACTCTGCACGGTCAGAATGATGACGGCCGCTATTAGGCCAATCAGGAGGGCATACTCAGTGGCCGTCGCTCCATCTTGATCGTTCATGAACATCTTGAGGTGCTTCAACTTGGCGTCCCTCCTTCCATAGCCGGTTGCGCGATTTTGCTACCGAAAGGGCGCGGGTTCCCCTAAGATACCCACCCTTTTCCCGATAGACTGGGCTTTTCGACTACTGAATTTTGCAAGGCTCGTGCCACGCCTGGCCCTTGCCTTCCATATCATCGTACCGTCATGAGTACAGCCTTGGAACTGGTTGATAATAAAGTGGAAAGGC of Nitrospinota bacterium contains these proteins:
- a CDS encoding sodium:solute symporter — translated: MVFISPLATSEQEFFLGARPGRSVGFWPLASSALITWIFAKSITNAANLGHAFGIVGGIAYATYYLSFMVAGVIIYRIRTTTGHGSLASFLTERFGPGAAVAFTLAIVIRLYNEVWSNTAVVASYFGPAGSYAYILAAVVITAFTLSYSLKGGLRSSIATDIVQLLLASALLVFILSKVLPSSGGLSKMLTVGEFTLTGGVDLILVALLQSLSYPFHDPVLTDRAFISKPKTMRRAFFAAGIAGMGFIVLFSLVGVFAKIKGLAGPSTLSTAQFFGLPMLIIFNVIMLTSAGSTLDSTFSSISRLAAKDIGPLARFSNNPWLRRAKARLEGASPVTVGQAAMVVIALLGNLPLIANPSILKATTISGTMVMGLAPIFCFWWVKGAGRLSFHLAFWTGLALGLVAALGRYPQSLAIGLGKYGGLLSINLFGLLLCTSLFFLPILVRNGRRFLPSSAQPIKIERKARSA
- a CDS encoding DNA translocase FtsK, producing MAVICLAGAAFAVVSLASYHPGDPSLNTAWGGLELTPLVWRNQGGRVGAYLADALAQTFGVGAFVLPLLLAACAVKLFRRTQPARLQWTLLGGAGLLAAGTALLNLYLTSDPYFDDLMAGVPAGGAVGYAVAHGLSSILNTAGATIVAGSMLVIAFLLVTQATVSGIAMTTLSGLKSLWSLMVASAKKVKLPRWSWKTRAARPEVTLSEPRRQRLWGRSADVEAEEDAVVAGIEPQVIYLDEKELGLSDPSGRTKAREPRQPSLDFSRSPRAWKFPPLSLLDEPPAIEVEQIQEDLLKRAEILEMKLRDFGVEGRVTQVLPGPVVTMYEFEPASGVKVSKIINLTDDLALVMRAVSVRIVAPVPGKAVVGIEIPNVAREPVVLRDVLASRKFREHPSPLAVALGKDILGNPAVTDLAAIPHLLIAGATGSGKSVGLNGVITSLLYRARPDEVKFVLIDPKRLELSAYDGIPHLLAPVVTDPKQAARVLRNIVHEMERRYKLLATHRVRSIERYNQFVEEGRVAPETEGDGAREADAPAEEPPEKLPYIVVVIDELADLMMVSSREVEDSLTRLAQMARAAGIHLLLATQRPSVDVLTGIIKANFPSRIAYKVSSKTDSRTIIDRNGAELLLGKGDLLFLPPGTSKVTRIHGAYISEDEVQRVAEMLKKQAQPVYDDTLLTPAIEDEGGESEDDWELDEKYEEAVAMVAKTGQASISMIQRRMRVGYNRAARMIDIMEREGIVGPTDGVKPREVLVRSAPPPA
- a CDS encoding Flp family type IVb pilin; translation: MFMNDQDGATATEYALLIGLIAAVIILTVQSIGVTLNGVFGNFDNQLSSMVSPSS